Genomic window (Phacochoerus africanus isolate WHEZ1 chromosome 1, ROS_Pafr_v1, whole genome shotgun sequence):
aaaaaagaatttcattgcTCAAAAGACAGTTTACAAACAATTACCTGAGCTATCTTCCAACCTGAACTAATTTGGAGtgtatttgaaataatatatcaCTTATTAGAAGGCTCTTGCTCAGGTGGAATGGGAAGTGTGATAGAGAATGAAAGTTGGAGACTATCTCCTCTTTGAGATTATATTACCAATTGCTATGCCAAGTCATATAGCAATCTGATCTTGAACTTTATCTAAAACTGGTTTTGTGGCTGCAGAGATTTTGAAAATTGCCCAACAATTACCTGACAATGATCAAGCAACACCTTGCCACACCTATAATTTCTGCTCGCACATTATATTGGCTTGGCTTGGTAAGTGGAGAAAGCTTTAGCAATGATAATTAGATGTAGCCATAGAGATTTTTGAAGATGTGAAGACTTGCCTTATAGCTTTCCCACTGGGCAATCCTAAATGTTAACAAAGGCACCAAAAACAGATGCAATTCTTAGTAAAATTTGTAGAGCAGTATAAATTTGTCATTATTCTAGTCTTTCTATTAATTATACAAGAACACAGTATCTCTTTAATGTACAGATCTGTTTAAAGAGATTGCTACTGAAAATAGTGCATAAGAACTCAGAATGCTTAAATAGCATAAAAtactttcctatttatttttataaccatattttaagttatttgttCTTCATGGTCTGCTAAGCTTTCTACATGAGCTATATTTTACACAAAATTGTATTACTTGTACTAAACTTATTCTTGATCTGGGTCATCAGAATGAACTTTTACTTTGTAATTATTAtcaaccttttttatttttcgaAGTCTTATGATCCTGTGTTTAATGGTATGTTACAGATTTATGGCTTGAAAAACTCAGTTTCAGTAAGAGTACATCACTGAGAGATCAATATTGTTGTGTACTTGAGAAGACTTCAAGACGGTATATTAGATTAGCTTTTCCTATATGGATAAAAAGgatgacattatttcatataaatatcacaatataggagttaccattgtggctcagagggttaagaacctgactagtatccatgaggatgtggattggatccctggccttgcttagtgtgttatggatctggtattgctgtgaggtatggtgtaggtcacagatgcagctcagatccagcatttctgtggctgtggagtaggctggcagctgcagctccaattcaacccctagcccggaacttccatatgcctcaagcgcagccctaaaaagaaaaaaaaaattcacaatataAAAAGATTAGGGGGGCAAATAGATTCTAATGTAACTTTCCTTTTtggactttttccatttttcatttatacCCCCATTGTTAAAAGGGAATGAATGTCAAGAcaactttgagatttttttggCAATGTCACTTAATGTATCCTAAACCCACTAATGTTGCTTGCCTGTCACTTTTCTGAACATAGTCACTTAATCTTTAATTAAgaggaacaaatattttaaaatgtattcatagcATATACATCTAATTTCATGGccatttcatccatttttattttaaataatctatgcactgttttatttatttagggtcaCAAATATCTTTCTAATTTTAGTACATAAtatgaatcatttttatttgaagtaaTTATTAAGTTAGccctcttcaatttttaaaaaactaattaagTACTTCAATATAGgtcatttaaaaaggaagatgtgatataaggtgtttacattattattattattttatctttttagtgctgcacctgcggcatatggaggttcccaggctaggggtggaatcagagatacagatgctggcctatgccacagccacagcaatgtgggatctgagccatgtccgcaacctacaccacagctcactgcaacaccagatccttaacccactgaatgaggccagggattgaacctgcatcctcatgggtgctagtcagatttgtttcagctgagccacaacaggaactccataaggtGTTTATATTAAAGTTTATAGTTGTGACTTTTCTAAATATACCATTCATACTAATTTGGATCATTTGTCAAGATATGGCCTTGCCATCTGATTTATAACAATATTTCTAAGGCCACATATGATCTTACATGTTTGACActtaaacatcatttaaaaagtttttaggagttccctttgtggctcattggtaatgtatccgactagtatctgtgaggaggcaggttcaatccctggcctcgctcagtgggttaaggatcccctgttgttgtggctgtggcgtagactggcagctgcagctcctattcgacccctagcctgggaacttccattcaccataggtgcggccctaaaaaaataaataaataaaaaattttacaagatagtcttttttaaaaaagttattggagtatagttgactcacaatgtattagtttcaggagtatagcaaagtgaatcagttataaatattcatatatccattcatttttcccatataggttattacagaatattgagagatttccccatactgtacagtacctccttgttatctattttttttttctttttactgcagcatgtggaagttcttgggctagggttcaaatcagagatgcagctgtaggcctatgccacagccacagcaacagtagatccaagccccatctgtgaactacaccactgcttacagcaacgctggatccttaacccactgaaggaagccagggatcgaatctgcatcctcacagagactatactgggtccttaacccactgagccacaatgggaaatcctagttatctattttatgtgcaATATTGTGTATAcattaatcccatcctcctaatttatcccttcccctcccatggTTCCCCCTTTGGTActcataagtttgattttttaaatctgtttctttCTGCTTTAGAAATAAGTTCCTctgaatcatttttattagattccacatataagtgatatcatataatatttgcttttctttgcctgacttacttcacttactatgataatctttagatccatccatgttgctgcaaatggcattattttgttctttttcgtgtcttagttatatatatataaatatatatatatatacacatatatatacacacacacacacacatatatctccacatcttctttatccgttcctttgtcaatggatatttaggttgcttccatgtcatgctatcataaatagtgctgcaatgaacactggggtgtatgtatctttttagattatggtttttctctgggcatatgcccaggagtgggattgctggatcatatggtagttctatattgagttttttaaggaacttccatactgttctccatagtggtttcactagcttacattgccaccaacagtgttggagggtttccttttctccacactctccaacatttattgtctgtaggctttttgatgatggccattctgactgatatgagattgtacctcattttagttttgatttgcatttctctaataattagtgatactgagcatcttttcatgtactttttggccatttaTCAAGACAGtcttaataatatatattaattggaaaatataattaatgaTGACACAAAAAATTGACACCTAGCAccatatttctatcatttttgtttgtttatctctAAGTAATCACAACAGCTCCATGTTACACAAACCACCTGAAATTCATTGAAAGCAGAAACACCTGTCCTGTATTACTTTGAATCTTGTATCACTATTGTACTGGAAGCTTCTATTATCTGTGCTAACCAAATCAAGAGGAATCACAGAAGCCACTGTATagtccagcaccatttgttagcTCTTGAACTAAGCAACCCTCTCATATATATATCCTTCTTGTCTGTTACTTTGTGTTCTGTCCTGGTCATTCCTTTTAACTTGCTGTGCCTAATTTGTcaatcatatttttttccctaaattttttttgtcattctttttaatacaaCTTTTTTTCACCATTTAAAACCCTTGTTAGCTTTTGTCTTAGAAACACTTCTGATGAGGTCTATAACATCACTCTCTGTGTTCTCCTCTTACTTCTCTTCCATTCGGTTTTATGTGAGACAAacttctctttaaattttgtatttctaggGCTCAACCTTTGGTCATTCTGTCCTTTGTCCCATTCTCTGCCAAGTCTCCTGGCTTCTGCTCTGATTCATTTGCAGAAGGCTCTGAAATCTATGCCTCCTACGGGGACCACTATCATGAGCTCAAAACCCATATATCCAAATGTATTTCTTCACCTAGATGTTCTATAAACTCCAGAAACTCTTCCAGGCAAACCTCCTCTGTACTGCCTCTATTTTACCTGAAACAGTTTATATGGTTACAGGTATAGTGATTATATTATTTGTTGCATGTACATATCCCAACTGGACTCAATGTTTCAGAATCTgggataatacttttttttttttagggcctcacccttggcatatggaggttcccaggctaggggtctaattggagctacagctgcggcctacaccacagccacagcaatgccagatccgagccacgtctgcgacctacaccacacctcatggcaacaccggatccttaacccactgagcaagtccagggatcaaaccctcaacctcacagttcctagtcggattcatttccgctgtgccatgacgggaactcctgggataatactttaaaaaaaaatctttaaatttaccAAACCCTGGGAACAGTACCATAACCTGAGTGTAGTACCTCCTGTCTTCTACCTCCACCCTTCAGACTATCCCATGGTTTGAACTCCTCCTCTCTTCAACCTGTTTTACCAGATTAGCTACTTTCTTTAACCTGTACCATTGTTTAATAGAACACAATCCCTCAGATTATCTTCATTGTatctttgtagaaaaaaattagagattaCATAAAGGCACTGCTGCAACAAGCAACTACTTGTTCCTTTTTGGAATCAGGTTGGTTTTGCCCTTTGCCTGAGAAGAACATGGGTggattaattttgtttccttgtttatgtggtcactgtttgtttttttaccttggctcttggtcaaaaaaaaagaagtccataATGTTACATCAGAGGTAAGAAGGAAAGTTTAGTGAGTGATGAGGTTAGAAAGGTTGGTGGGGCAAATCATGAAAGGGCCTtatgattttgtttccttgaatCCAAGTGCACTGTGAAGTCATTGAAAAGTTTCAATCACacttgtatttaaaaaacaaacaaacaattgtTAGTGTTGGATTGGAATTTGATAGAGGTGAGTTTAGGGAAAGAATTACAATACTTTGAGGAACGACTAGAGAATAGTAAATTAGAATAGTGGCAGTGGGAATGGAGAAAATGGATggattatgaaataaaaagacGTGGAACCAATAGGCATAGGGAACTTCAAAACTGCATTTGAAGAGTGATGAATAAAGAAGAGTCAAGGAAGTGGGTTTGGTGTTTTGTGCTATATACAAGAGGAAATTCATTATAACACACTAACCAGAATGTCTTGCTTGTGGTAAACGCTCTTTGAACATTAGCAATCATGATTTCTCAAAGAGTAGATGGGTTCTGATCCAAAGTAAATTCTGAAAGCTAGGCTTATGTTTAAAAGTGGAGATGGGGCTGgtaaaaaatgtctattctagagaaataagggaaatgaaaataggagAGAATTAGGTAACAGACCAGATTAAGCAAGTGATCAAAATGGTGAAAAGAAACAATGTATGACAATGTTCCTCCATCATATAATGATACTTACACAGGGTTGGGGGAGTGTGTGTTTTTCAGAAGCTTCCCATGGTCTAAACCACAGTTTATACAGGAGTTATTAAGATGCTTGTCCAGTTCAGACATTACCTCTGCATCTTCAAACAAAATGGAGTTGAGCCAATTTTTCCTATGGTTTGCCAGCAGAagatcaacaaatatttcctgaagcATTCCAAAGATAAGTTATTGGGTTCTTTGCACATTTGTTTCAATGACaataaaaagtatagttgatatttaCTGAGGGCTTTCTGTATGCTCAGAACTGTACTATGGATGTCAGGAAACTGAGGGTTTCTAAGGTTTACTATAACATGTCCAAGGTCATAGAACCAATATGTTGTAAATCCAGATGGCAAAACCAGATATTAAAATCTGAACCATTGAACAACACTGATTTTAGGCTTCCCTTTCCCAGTTGACTGAGCATTGCACCTGGACATGGTGTCACCATGAATCCAGCACTTTTAAGTCATATGCTCCCTTTTACTGTCctacttttaaaacataaatgggAGGTGAGATTTTTGAGAGAAGAATAAAGAGCAGGAAAAGACAGGATGACTCCATAAGGAGGAGAGTACATTCATCATGGGCTCTTTAAACGGCCTTATTTTAGTCTGTTCGAGGTGCTTTAACACAATACCACTGACTAATTTTccaataaacaacagaaatttatttctcagagttctggaggttggaagttcAATATCAGAATGCCAGCACGATTGGATGGGGAACCTCTTCCAGCTCACAGGCTTTtcattgtatcctcacatggcagaagtgGGGAGCTAGCTCTTTGAGGCCTCTTTTACTAGGGTATTCATCGCATTCATGAAGATTCcacctcatgacctaatcacttctCAAATGCCCCATCTCCTAATTCTATCGCCTTGGTCAATAGATtgtcaatatatgaatttttgagGAACATCAAAATGTAGAGTATGGCAGGCCCAGTGTAGGAGCTCTCTGGCTTCCAGTATGGTTGGAACAAGTGTCCAAGAATGAGGCCAAAAACCCTCTAATATTGAAATTCCTTTATGGTGGTCCATAGTTCATCCAGACACTGACTCTCTGTATTTTGGTGAAATTGGGTGTGATTGGGTAGGAGTGGTCGATGGAGAGGAAAATTAGTTGGCAGGGAAGCACACAGTTGTTGTGAAGCTAGTGCTCAGGGTTGAAAAGTTAGGTGAACAAAAAGACATCACACAAATTAATATTTCTCCTATGTCCATCTTTCTGTGAATGACAGACAGTAGATAAATTCCTGTGGATGTGTAGGGATTTGGACAACACCCATCAAACCAGGCAGCTAATGAAAGGGACCCTTGTGaaccagtgggttgaggagcagTGGCTGATTAGGGATTTAGTGCAAGAACTGTAATAAACTACTCTCACAATGACAATAATATCAGTGGTGTGACCTATAATTTGAACAATTCATTAGAGAGTCCAGTTGGGTAATTTAATAAAAGAGGGACAGTGTGAATAATTTACATAGgagaattttactttaaatatcatACATTTAGGATTAATGGTGTTTAAATATAAACGTTTAAATGCATCACATCCACTGTGCTCCCACTGAAATAATGTTGAAAAAGACTATTGAAAAAGATCAAGAGTAAGAATGGGCTTACATCTTCCATAATCACTTAATTACTGAGTTATCTGAAAGtccttattttattgaaaaagtaataaaaatcaaaacagacattttaaatacAGTTACTGGTGCTGGTATCTAACCTTCAAGGATATTACTATGAGTTGGATATGTTCTCTCAACTTTCTTCACTTTTTActttcattcttgtttttttgaagtaataatatcttttttgtttgtttctcttttttttactttattttttattattcaaatgaatttatcacatctgtagttgtataatgatcataacaatctgatttcacaggatttccatcccacagcccaaaaGTAATAATACCTTGAAATGaatgtattacatatatttttgcaCTCAGGTACATATGAGCTGCCCACAAAATGAGGAATACATCTATTCATGTGATATTCATGTCAAATTCATAACACAGTCCATTCAGGGCTTTTTCACTATTAATATTTTTGGTTAAGTGTTAATGTTTATTGGTACCTTTGCACTCTGATTATCTGGTTATTCTTGAGTCCATGTGGGTCTAGAAGGAACGAACTAAGCTACAGCTAGAGTACAATAATTCATGTTATTGTTGGGGCCTATTTGTTACATGCCTGTTACTATTTCTTACGTCCTATGATCTCTGAGCCCAAGGATAATgtcctcttttaaaataaactgtagACTGAACATcgatatttattcattcattttctattatttttttcaaactgtatTAACGACTTTACTATCTTAGACCCAGTAACAGATACAATAACATATACTAAACCAATGTTTGTGGAATTCAAAATCCAACAGAAGGATCATTATGGACATTTTTATAAGGGGAAAGTGATCACTGGCTTCAAAGTGGTAAAGGTATTTGGACTTGAAAAGGAgtttaaagaaagagaagttaacTTGGATCAGGTGTTTACATGCATAATCACATATATGTggttataaacataaaaaatgtatataaaatatccaaaaagaTTCACACAAGATATAACATAGTTGTTGAGACTACAGTAAAACTGCCAAATGTAGAGGATCTAACCAGCAGGTACTCTTCCAATGTCTTGAAGGAGGTTGACTTTGAAATGAGCTTTAAAGGACAGGAGAGGTAAGGAAAAAGTACTCAAATTGCAATGCAAAAAGTGACATCGTAGGGACATATAGGTGGCAAATAGTGACACATTTGTGGGAAAGCAATTTATTTCATGTGACATTCCAGAAAGGAAGCTTAGGGCCAGATAAGGGTGTTGTGGATTCTATTCTGCCCAATCCCTGTGTCTCTGACTactgtctgtttcttttcctaaGTTTAGGATATTGAAGGTAAGATGTTGATGGTGGACCTTTGCTTAGTAAATCATCTACCTGATGGCCCCTGGGAGAGGTTTGGGATCTAGGGGAGTTTGTGTCAGGAGACTTCCTCTTGGCTTATTTTCATTCCAAATTTGTCAAGCTTCtagcatcttgggagtgccaCTAGGTAGGTGGTAGGATGCCCGTTTCCTTTTCTGTTATCTATAaatttggcttatttatttatttttgtctatacACTTTTGCATTTGgataatgtttcttaaaaattatggtatagggcttaatctccaatatatataaggaacttgtataactcaacaggaaaaaaaaaaaaaacccaactgaaaaatgggcagaaaacctcaACAGacataaacatttctccaaagaagacataaagatggccaacaggcacatgaaaaaaatgctcaacatcactaattattagagaaaagcaaatcaaaattacaatgaataATTTGTAATTACTCACCACAGTCAgagtggctatcattaataagtccataaataacaaatgctggagagggtattgagaaaagggagccctccactgttgatgggaatgtaaattggtacaaccactatggaaaaaagcatggaggtacctgagaaaactagatatagaataccatatgatcaagcaattccactccttagcatatatctggacaaaacttccattcaaaaagatacatgcacccctgtgttcattatagcactattcacaagagccaagacatggaaacaacctaagtgtccattgacagatgaatggattaagaagatggggtacatacgtacaatggaacactactcagccataaaaaagaatgaaaaaatgccattgtagcaacattgatggaactacaaattctcatactaagtgaagtaaatcagaaagagaaagaaaaataccatacaatatcacttacacatggaatctagaATATGGTACAgattaacctatctacagaacagaaacagactcatggacatagagaacagacttgtagttgacaatggggagggagtggtatggaagggagttgggcttagtagatgcaaactattacatttagaatggataagcaatgaggttctactctatagcacggggaactatatctaatcgcttgtgatagaacatggtaaaaggtaacatgagaaaaagaaagtgtatatcATGTATTACCGGGTTGCTTTGCTATGCAGcagcaattgacagaacattgtgaatcaactataataaaatttttgagaaatttaaaaaatgtatggcaTGATGTTGGGAACTTTTGTTTAATAGCCAAATAATATTactttaagcttttaaaatattttagaatattttaactaatatttattttcaatattattttaaattttggaattaaaataagattattttaatagttatgttTATTTCTCCTATACATTTTGATTACTTCCAGAATTTCCACAAACCTGTATATACTGTCAATTTACCCTAAGAATAtcatatttaggttatttccattggTGATTTTTGACAAAACATCACTAGATATATGTATCTCCCGCTCTTCCTCCCCTCTTTCTTGCCTCTCTCATTCTTCCCCCCACTTTTCCACTGAACAGAACTCATTTTACACACCAACTCGATTAATGATAATGCACCAATTTGCTAAAGCGAATCTACCAATAGTTTGTGCTGTTACCATGGTCATGGAGCTCACGATATGATATCTACTGCTCCTGGTCTCCCCAATTGCTCTTAGTACAGACCAATAATGCCTCACCTCCTGCTATATGCtttagagtttttttaaattgagatataattaacaaataagattgttttagttaaaaatgtacaacataataattatatacatacataccataATAAATCTACTTAACGTCCATCAACacataaagtattttttcttgtgatgagaattttaagATTTAGCAACTTTTACAATATGCAATATTGTATTACTAGGTATTGCCACCATGCTGTCACTATATcccatacttatttattttataattgaaagtttgtatctttctttctctttctcatacatACAACCAAAATTTTGGAAACTACTGTTGAAATAAgcttgacatttttttcatgcCACTGAAAGACATAAATATTGTGAAACTAATTATAGTAACCATCAATTTATATAGATTTGTTTATTTCAAGAATgtgtaaattattaaaattaaatttcctccTCCTGGTGTTTTGAAAGTCTTTGCCTTACAGgacatcatcattttttttttccaggtgcaGAGTGAtcttgaaataaaacataaaatcaagaTACAAGCTCTACTTTATTCTCACTTACAGTTAATTGATTCTTATTTGCCATCTTACCAAGAAAATGAGCATGGTATAATTCTGACAAGGGAGATAGCCCTAAAACTTGTGAGTTTATATTTAACAAAGGATGAAGAATTTCCCCAGGCAATAAGAAACCAACACATGCCTCTGGAATCAAGACATCTGTTCAAGTATGTTAACTGGAGTACTCTCTTACCCAAGAAGTATAGAAAAGACCATGTTTATACTGAACCAATTCTTGGAAGATCTAGTTATTCATTGCCAGCACTTATGGATATCAGAGCATCACCATTGTTGGCTGATGACACCCAATTACAGAATTTGCCATTAACCTATATTCTTACCTGTGAATATGATATCCTGAGAGATGACAGGCTTATATATGTTTAAAGACGTCAAAATGTTGGAGTTCAAGTTGCTCATGACCATGTTGAGGATGGATTCCACGCAGCCTTATCATTTATGACATCACCATTGTATTTAAATCTAGGTCTCAGAATAAGAGATATGTATGTTAATTGGCTGGataagaatttataaatatacataaaatatgtaatgggttataatttataatattttgtagttATAATGCAAacaatatcatttatattatCTAAATCTAGATTTGAATCATTTATAACATTCACTGTATTCCTTGAAATagttattaatttttctgattcATAGAACCTGCATATGTAAAATGTACATAATCctctattttctctttacttACAGTTTAAGTATGTTGATTCTAATAGGGACAAATGCTTACTAAACTATAGAAATTATAATGGTTACTGGAAAGTTAGAGAAGACTGTTTCCAGACATGCCCAGAAATTGCAGTAGTGGGAAGATGAAAAATAGGGGGGAAATTGCAAGGTAATTGTATTCATTTCCTATAGCTATTGTACTAAATTGCTACagatttggtggcttaaaacaacagaaatttattctctcagagTGCTAGGGGCCTGAGGTCCAAAAGCAGTAATGCTGGGCCAAAGTCCAGGTGCTAGAAAGAGCCATGCTCCCTCTTAATGCTCTAGCCGGACCTCATTGACTCTCTTCCTGTGGCTGCCAATGTTCCTCACTGTAAACAATCACTTTATTCTCCAAGGCCAGAATCTTCCAATCTCTCTTTGCTCCATCTTCACAGGGTAttctcctctgtctccctcttaGAAAGATAATGTGTTTGCATTTAGGGTCCACCacaataatccaggataatctccttatctcaagatccttaatttaattacatttgcaGATATCCCATTTCCCCCCCATATGAGGTAACATTCATAGGGATTAGGGTTTAGGTATTTTTTagtgtcatgagacatgtttctacaatattttcttagcctctttgctgaaaactccatcttgtcctgctttactttaccc
Coding sequences:
- the AADACL2 gene encoding LOW QUALITY PROTEIN: arylacetamide deacetylase-like 2 (The sequence of the model RefSeq protein was modified relative to this genomic sequence to represent the inferred CDS: substituted 2 bases at 2 genomic stop codons) → MGFKALLFGLLCVLFASHIYVPVPGNIEEYWKVMALDAIAKTCTCVALCFENIGIMRYEEFMSMIFRLDYTQPLSDEYISVTDTAFNDIPVHLYLPKRKSETPRRAVIYIHGVAFCFGSFKQKSFDFLNRWMANKLDALVVGVDYRLAPQYHFPAQFEDSITAIKFFLQDKILEKYGVDPAXICISGDNSGGTIAAAVTQQVQSDLEIKHKIKIQALLYSHLQLIDSYLPSYQENEHGIILTREIALKLVSLYLTKDEEFPQAIRNQHMPLESRHLFKYVNWSTLLPKKYRKDHVYTEPILGRSSYSLPALMDIRASPLLADDTQLQNLPLTYILTCEYDILRDDRLIYVXRRQNVGVQVAHDHVEDGFHAALSFMTSPLYLNLGLRIRDMYVNWLDKNL